A DNA window from Halanaerobium saccharolyticum subsp. saccharolyticum DSM 6643 contains the following coding sequences:
- a CDS encoding ABC transporter ATP-binding protein, with translation MLYQAESLNKQFGSEQILKDISFELEKGEIITFLGPSGCGKSTLLRILAGLENYDSGKIINNASHTAFIFQEDRLLPWLNLKDNIELVLKDHLNKQKQVEEKTADVLGAVNLAKYHHYLPRELSGGMKQRAAIARALAIEPELLLMDEPFANLDFPLRLDLIKLLSRIFAKKKLGGVFVTHDSREAVLLGDKIMIMQDNPGRIESSIEITIPKEDRYLESDEISQYNKLLNHYLCRNMGKEHMHQSCRLLDNINFSCESIIFNKEQ, from the coding sequence TTGCTCTATCAGGCAGAAAGTTTAAATAAACAATTTGGCAGTGAGCAAATTCTAAAAGATATTTCTTTTGAACTGGAAAAAGGAGAAATAATCACTTTTCTTGGCCCCAGCGGCTGCGGTAAATCAACACTGCTTAGAATTTTGGCTGGTTTAGAAAATTATGATAGTGGTAAAATTATTAATAATGCTTCTCATACTGCCTTTATTTTTCAGGAAGATAGACTGCTGCCTTGGTTGAATTTAAAAGATAATATAGAGCTGGTTTTAAAAGATCATCTTAATAAGCAAAAGCAAGTCGAAGAAAAAACAGCAGATGTTTTGGGAGCTGTTAATCTAGCTAAATATCATCATTATCTACCTAGGGAATTAAGTGGTGGGATGAAACAGAGAGCTGCAATAGCTAGAGCATTGGCGATTGAACCGGAACTACTTTTAATGGATGAACCTTTTGCTAATTTAGATTTTCCGCTTCGTTTAGATTTAATTAAACTTTTAAGTAGGATTTTTGCTAAAAAAAAATTGGGTGGAGTTTTTGTAACTCATGATAGCAGAGAAGCAGTTTTATTAGGGGATAAAATTATGATTATGCAGGATAATCCGGGTCGAATTGAAAGTTCTATTGAAATTACTATACCTAAAGAAGATAGATATTTAGAATCAGATGAAATTAGTCAGTATAATAAACTTTTAAATCATTATCTCTGCCGAAATATGGGAAAAGAACATATGCATCAGAGTTGTAGATTACTTGATAATATAAATTTCAGCTGTGAATCTATAATTTTTAATAAAGAACAATAA
- a CDS encoding ABC transporter substrate-binding protein — translation MGYQIIKKRCYFILTIILFLLFGAVSGTLAADNVRFSVSASPSSLPVFYMQDNADSINLDVSIHRSRNIAISRLIQGEVEAALLSTNEAAKLYNREIDVQILGIHNWGLFYLLSTKKEIKSWNDLRGKKIYVPDKGGPLDIVFQELAAKKSINFKTELKIKRGKMREVAQLMINNMAETAVVREPFVSQILLNNKNSRIVFDLQQEWEKEYNFRIAQAALVVRKDFAENNKELIKELEAQYKNSVEKLENNKNLAAELGQKYFEIQPEVTLKAYPSLNLEYQNIAEVKNEVISYLEILKSYSKETIGGRLPDEEFYFSY, via the coding sequence ATGGGTTATCAGATTATAAAGAAAAGATGTTATTTTATTTTAACCATTATTTTATTTTTATTATTTGGGGCTGTTAGCGGAACATTAGCAGCAGATAATGTTCGTTTTAGTGTTTCGGCTAGTCCATCATCCTTACCTGTATTTTATATGCAGGATAATGCTGATTCTATTAATTTAGATGTATCTATCCATCGCAGCCGTAATATAGCAATTTCCAGGCTTATACAGGGTGAGGTTGAGGCAGCTCTTTTATCTACCAATGAGGCTGCTAAACTTTATAATCGTGAGATAGATGTTCAGATTTTAGGAATTCACAATTGGGGTCTTTTTTATCTTTTAAGCACTAAAAAAGAAATTAAAAGCTGGAATGATTTAAGGGGAAAGAAAATTTATGTACCTGACAAAGGTGGGCCATTGGACATAGTTTTTCAAGAGCTGGCTGCTAAAAAAAGTATAAACTTTAAAACTGAGCTTAAGATAAAAAGAGGAAAAATGCGTGAAGTTGCTCAACTGATGATTAATAACATGGCTGAGACAGCAGTTGTTAGAGAGCCTTTTGTTTCTCAGATACTCTTAAATAACAAAAATAGTAGAATAGTTTTTGATCTGCAGCAGGAATGGGAAAAAGAGTATAATTTTAGAATTGCTCAAGCTGCTTTAGTAGTCCGCAAAGATTTTGCAGAAAACAATAAAGAATTGATAAAAGAACTTGAAGCACAATATAAAAATTCAGTGGAAAAGCTTGAAAATAATAAAAATTTGGCAGCTGAGCTGGGGCAAAAATATTTTGAAATACAGCCAGAGGTCACATTAAAAGCTTACCCGTCTTTAAATTTGGAATATCAAAATATTGCTGAAGTTAAAAATGAAGTTATCTCATATTTAGAAATTTTAAAATCTTATAGTAAAGAGACAATAGGTGGGAGATTACCTGATGAAGAATTCTACTTCAGCTATTAA
- a CDS encoding ABC transporter permease: MKNSTSAIKKTKEKNQNNKKNSFYYTLISILLIAIVWKIISLNYKPIILPAPEKAFYTVYEMMQTKSFWISLGYSFFRVFSGYLLAMVIGTIVGVVIGLNKKADKLLRPAVSMLQTVPNISWILLAIIWFGLNSKIVIFTIFISLVPIFVINSAEGIENTSEEYLEMAAVYRLKPLTIFFKIYIYSIKPYLRSAAVITSERAWKIGAMAELLSLDTGIGAGLYWARNNLQTERIFAWTIVLILMGFLSSKLLKFLLKN, encoded by the coding sequence ATGAAGAATTCTACTTCAGCTATTAAAAAAACCAAAGAAAAAAATCAGAACAATAAAAAGAATTCATTTTATTATACTTTAATTAGTATTTTATTAATTGCTATAGTTTGGAAAATAATTTCATTAAATTATAAACCAATCATTTTACCGGCACCAGAAAAAGCATTTTATACTGTTTATGAGATGATGCAGACTAAGTCATTTTGGATCAGTTTGGGATATTCATTTTTTAGAGTTTTTAGTGGTTATTTACTGGCAATGGTTATTGGAACAATAGTTGGTGTTGTTATAGGCCTAAATAAAAAAGCTGATAAGCTTTTGAGGCCTGCAGTTTCTATGCTGCAGACAGTACCTAATATTTCTTGGATTCTACTTGCAATTATTTGGTTTGGACTTAATTCCAAAATAGTTATCTTTACTATTTTTATTTCTTTAGTACCGATTTTTGTAATTAACAGTGCTGAAGGTATAGAAAATACATCAGAAGAATATCTTGAAATGGCAGCTGTTTATCGATTAAAACCTTTAACAATCTTTTTTAAAATTTATATTTATTCTATCAAACCATATCTTCGTTCGGCTGCGGTTATTACCAGTGAGAGAGCCTGGAAAATTGGTGCAATGGCTGAATTGCTAAGTCTTGACACAGGGATTGGAGCTGGACTTTACTGGGCACGTAATAATCTACAGACAGAAAGAATTTTTGCCTGGACCATTGTTTTGATTTTAATGGGTTTTTTAAGTTCTAAACTACTTAAATTTTTGCTTAAAAATTGA
- a CDS encoding GIY-YIG nuclease family protein — translation MKVYPNGGVYILKIKLEKAKSIEIGALGQNDFAAGYYFYAGTAQRNLEARIKRHYSSEKKLHWHIDYLLTQAELESDFVFELPSEGECFLAQTLKDNGGSMPIAGFGASDCSCSSHLIYFSLSRGKTVVEELLNNKDLAAEFDSF, via the coding sequence ATGAAAGTTTATCCTAATGGTGGAGTTTACATCTTAAAAATAAAATTAGAAAAAGCAAAAAGCATTGAAATTGGTGCGCTGGGGCAAAATGACTTTGCAGCAGGATATTATTTTTATGCCGGTACTGCTCAACGTAATCTTGAAGCAAGAATAAAGCGGCATTACAGCAGTGAAAAAAAATTACATTGGCATATAGATTATTTGTTAACTCAGGCAGAACTAGAAAGTGATTTTGTATTTGAGCTGCCAAGTGAGGGAGAGTGTTTTTTAGCACAAACTTTAAAAGATAATGGAGGTAGTATGCCGATCGCTGGTTTTGGAGCCAGTGATTGCAGCTGCAGCAGTCATCTAATTTACTTTTCTTTGTCAAGGGGAAAGACTGTTGTCGAAGAATTATTAAATAATAAAGATTTAGCAGCAGAATTTGATAGTTTTTAA
- the pcrA gene encoding DNA helicase PcrA — protein MEDSEILKNLNQAQKKAVEHYKGPELVLAGAGSGKTRVLTRRIGYLINHYEVSPYNILAVTFTNKAANEMKERVKDMVGGVNRSLWVSTFHSFCVRILRREAEKLGYNKNFVIFDSIDQRKLVKEVLKSKNLDPKKTKPRSVLNKISSAKNELKTPEQMSSLSGSFFDKTAADIYEEYQKRLKENNAMDFDDLIQQTVRLFEEFPMVLEHYQERFKYILVDEYQDVNHAQYQLVNLLAERYRNVCVVGDPDQGIYGFRGADIRNILNFEDDYPDVKTIRLEQNYRSKGNILKAAQAVIKNNSSRKEKELWTDQGEGPKLELYEAKDEKEEADFICRTAKELTEKEDLTFDDLAVLYRTNSQSRAFEDMLMKYGIPYQIVGGVRFYERMEIKDIMAYLRLIYNPADDISFLRIINRPKRGIGAGTLGKVQDFAEAEGLNLYEAALKSKANPALSGTYAKRVLHFTEIIEELRAEQDQIALARLTEKLLDKSGYRHNLEEEKTSEAESRLENIEELFSVINEYMKSSENNTLAGFLEEVTLMADIDSMDEEQSVLTLMTIHSAKGLEFPVVFLVGMEDGIFPHSNSMFEQKGMEEERRLCYVGMTRAEERLYLSRAQVRLRFGERKMNPPSQFIDEIPVELLAGAADTRSDMAKEESMINDDNSGTDYAIGQKIVHPRWGIGIVLSIRGDNNPELKIAFEEGKTRNLLAEFAPIQKV, from the coding sequence GTGGAAGATAGTGAAATATTGAAAAATCTTAATCAGGCTCAAAAAAAAGCAGTTGAGCATTATAAAGGTCCAGAACTAGTTCTTGCAGGAGCTGGCAGTGGAAAAACAAGGGTATTGACCAGAAGAATAGGATATCTGATTAATCATTATGAAGTGTCTCCATATAATATTTTAGCTGTAACTTTTACTAACAAAGCAGCAAATGAGATGAAAGAAAGAGTAAAAGATATGGTGGGAGGAGTAAATCGCAGCCTCTGGGTTAGCACTTTCCACTCTTTTTGTGTGCGTATTCTGCGCCGAGAAGCAGAAAAATTGGGTTATAATAAAAACTTTGTTATTTTTGATAGTATTGATCAAAGAAAACTGGTAAAAGAAGTTTTAAAATCGAAAAATCTTGATCCCAAAAAAACAAAACCAAGATCAGTTTTAAATAAAATATCAAGTGCTAAAAATGAATTAAAAACACCAGAACAGATGAGTTCACTTTCAGGCAGCTTTTTTGATAAAACTGCTGCTGATATTTATGAAGAATATCAGAAAAGACTAAAAGAAAATAATGCCATGGATTTTGATGATTTAATCCAGCAGACTGTAAGACTTTTTGAAGAATTTCCAATGGTTTTGGAACACTATCAGGAGCGTTTTAAGTATATTTTGGTAGATGAGTATCAGGATGTAAACCATGCTCAGTATCAGCTGGTAAATTTACTGGCTGAAAGATACCGTAATGTATGTGTTGTAGGTGATCCGGACCAGGGGATTTATGGATTTAGAGGGGCAGATATTCGCAATATCTTAAACTTTGAGGATGATTACCCTGATGTTAAAACTATTCGTTTGGAACAAAATTACCGCTCTAAAGGTAATATTTTAAAAGCGGCCCAGGCAGTAATTAAAAATAATTCTTCTCGTAAAGAAAAAGAACTTTGGACAGATCAAGGTGAGGGTCCTAAACTTGAGCTTTACGAAGCAAAAGATGAGAAAGAAGAGGCTGACTTTATTTGCCGTACAGCAAAAGAGCTGACAGAAAAAGAAGATCTTACATTTGATGATCTGGCTGTTTTGTATAGAACTAATTCCCAGTCACGTGCTTTTGAAGATATGCTGATGAAGTACGGTATACCATATCAGATAGTTGGTGGAGTTCGCTTTTATGAACGAATGGAAATCAAGGATATTATGGCCTATTTGAGACTAATTTATAATCCAGCTGATGATATAAGCTTTTTAAGAATAATTAATCGGCCTAAACGCGGTATTGGTGCTGGTACTTTAGGCAAAGTTCAAGATTTTGCAGAAGCAGAAGGATTAAATTTATATGAGGCAGCTTTAAAGTCTAAAGCCAATCCAGCTTTGAGTGGGACTTATGCTAAAAGAGTACTTCATTTTACAGAAATTATCGAAGAATTAAGAGCAGAACAGGATCAAATTGCTCTGGCAAGGTTAACAGAAAAGCTTTTAGATAAAAGTGGTTATCGACATAATCTAGAAGAAGAAAAAACTTCTGAAGCTGAAAGCAGATTAGAAAATATAGAAGAATTATTTTCTGTAATCAATGAATATATGAAAAGCAGTGAGAATAATACTCTGGCAGGTTTTTTAGAAGAGGTTACTCTAATGGCAGATATTGATTCGATGGATGAAGAACAGAGTGTTTTAACATTGATGACAATTCATTCTGCTAAGGGCCTAGAATTTCCGGTAGTTTTTTTAGTCGGGATGGAAGATGGTATCTTCCCTCATTCCAACTCAATGTTTGAACAAAAAGGCATGGAAGAAGAAAGACGTCTCTGCTATGTTGGAATGACAAGGGCTGAAGAAAGATTATATTTAAGCAGGGCTCAGGTCAGACTGCGTTTTGGAGAAAGAAAAATGAACCCTCCTTCTCAGTTTATAGATGAAATACCGGTAGAACTTTTGGCTGGAGCAGCAGATACGCGTTCTGATATGGCAAAAGAAGAATCTATGATTAATGATGATAATTCTGGAACTGACTATGCTATAGGTCAAAAAATTGTTCATCCCCGCTGGGGAATAGGAATTGTTCTTTCAATTAGAGGGGATAATAATCCAGAACTAAAAATTGCATTTGAAGAAGGTAAAACTAGAAATTTATTAGCAGAATTTGCTCCAATTCAGAAAGTATAG
- the ligA gene encoding NAD-dependent DNA ligase LigA: protein MAKLNREKAEKKIKALREKIREHEYKYFVLDDPSISDAEFDQMMQKLIKLEADFPELITEDSPTQRVGGEVLDEFKKVEHSATMLSLDNAFDKRDLRDFDNRVQKNLNGEDYQYVVEHKIDGLSAVMRYNNGSFELGATRGNGEVGEDITKNMKTIRSLPLKIEEKAEMELRGEIYLAKSEFQRLNEERLENDESPFANPRNAAAGSVRQLDSKIAAQRSLSILIYDLISHSEREFETHLEVFSYLREQGFKVNWHQSAADIEAVIEICEKWQEEREGLDFEIDGLVIKINNLALREKLGSTARSPRWAIAYKFPAQQKTTKIKDIEISLGRTGALTPTAILEPVELAGSTVSRATLHNEDEIKRKDIRVGDTVLVQKAGDIIPEVIKVIKEDRDGSEKEFKMPENCPVCGSEVIRPEGEAVSRCTNISCPAQRKESILHFVSRDAMNIDGVGPALIEQLLNNNLIEDYADLYFLKQSHLKDLERMGEKSSQNVIEAIEASKEREFLRVLYALGIRHVGIGAARILAKNFDSIEQIKEATAEELEDIDEIGPVIAESIVGFFQERHNRDLLSRLKQAGIRLEKENTAENEKFLNGQKFVFTGSLNNYTRSEVKDLVEKAGGRAVSSVSSKTDYLVIGDNPGSKYDKAKQLGVEILSEAEFKEMIEKK from the coding sequence ATGGCAAAATTAAACAGAGAAAAAGCTGAAAAGAAAATAAAAGCTTTAAGAGAAAAAATAAGAGAACATGAATATAAATATTTTGTTTTAGATGATCCTTCAATTTCAGATGCTGAATTTGATCAGATGATGCAGAAATTAATTAAATTAGAAGCAGATTTTCCAGAATTAATAACTGAAGATTCTCCTACCCAACGGGTTGGAGGAGAAGTTTTAGATGAATTTAAAAAAGTTGAACACTCAGCTACAATGCTTAGTTTAGATAATGCTTTTGATAAAAGAGATTTAAGAGATTTTGATAATAGAGTCCAAAAAAACCTTAATGGTGAAGATTATCAATATGTTGTTGAACACAAGATTGATGGTCTTTCTGCAGTAATGCGTTACAATAATGGGAGTTTTGAACTGGGAGCTACTCGTGGAAACGGAGAAGTGGGTGAAGATATCACCAAAAATATGAAGACAATTCGCTCTCTCCCCTTAAAAATTGAAGAAAAAGCAGAAATGGAACTCAGAGGAGAAATTTATTTAGCAAAAAGTGAATTTCAGCGTTTAAATGAAGAAAGATTAGAAAATGATGAATCTCCCTTTGCTAATCCCAGGAATGCAGCTGCAGGTTCAGTTAGACAATTAGATAGTAAAATTGCAGCTCAGCGCAGTTTATCTATTTTAATCTATGACCTTATTTCCCATTCAGAAAGAGAGTTTGAAACTCATCTTGAAGTTTTTTCTTATTTAAGAGAACAGGGTTTTAAGGTTAATTGGCATCAATCTGCTGCTGATATAGAAGCTGTTATAGAAATCTGTGAAAAGTGGCAGGAAGAAAGAGAAGGCCTTGATTTTGAAATTGATGGTTTGGTGATTAAAATAAATAATTTAGCTTTAAGAGAAAAATTAGGATCAACAGCAAGATCACCACGTTGGGCTATAGCCTATAAATTTCCAGCACAGCAGAAGACAACAAAAATAAAAGATATAGAAATTTCTCTTGGACGTACTGGAGCTCTGACTCCAACTGCTATTTTAGAGCCTGTAGAACTTGCGGGATCAACTGTCAGCAGAGCTACTCTCCACAATGAAGATGAAATAAAAAGAAAAGATATTCGTGTTGGAGATACTGTATTGGTGCAGAAGGCAGGAGATATTATACCTGAGGTTATAAAAGTGATTAAAGAAGATCGTGATGGCTCTGAAAAAGAGTTTAAGATGCCTGAAAATTGTCCTGTCTGCGGCAGTGAGGTAATTAGACCTGAGGGAGAAGCGGTTAGCCGTTGTACTAATATCAGCTGTCCTGCTCAGCGAAAGGAAAGTATTCTTCATTTTGTATCAAGAGATGCTATGAATATTGATGGAGTCGGGCCAGCTTTAATTGAGCAGCTGCTTAACAACAATTTGATTGAAGACTATGCTGATTTATATTTTCTCAAACAAAGTCACCTTAAAGATTTAGAGCGAATGGGAGAAAAGTCTTCACAAAATGTGATAGAAGCAATTGAAGCAAGTAAAGAGCGAGAATTTTTAAGAGTTCTTTATGCCTTAGGTATTAGACATGTTGGAATTGGAGCAGCTAGAATTTTGGCTAAAAACTTTGATTCAATTGAACAAATTAAAGAGGCTACAGCTGAAGAACTGGAAGATATTGATGAAATTGGACCTGTAATAGCAGAAAGTATTGTTGGTTTTTTTCAGGAAAGACATAATAGGGATCTTCTAAGTCGATTAAAACAGGCCGGAATAAGGCTGGAAAAAGAAAATACTGCTGAAAATGAAAAATTTTTAAATGGCCAAAAGTTTGTCTTTACAGGCTCACTTAATAATTACACTCGTTCTGAAGTTAAAGACCTGGTAGAAAAAGCAGGAGGAAGAGCTGTTTCTTCAGTTAGTTCAAAAACAGATTATCTGGTAATTGGAGATAACCCAGGTTCTAAATATGATAAAGCTAAACAATTAGGTGTAGAAATTTTAAGTGAAGCTGAATTCAAAGAAATGATTGAAAAAAAATAA
- the gatC gene encoding Asp-tRNA(Asn)/Glu-tRNA(Gln) amidotransferase subunit GatC produces the protein MIDKKDVEYAADLAKLKLDEDEKEKYTEQIGDILNYVDKLSELDTDDVVPTAYTVPMKNVLRKDEVKESLPREKSLANAPDEKDGQFRAPKIMSD, from the coding sequence ATGATTGATAAAAAAGATGTAGAGTATGCAGCAGATCTAGCAAAGCTTAAACTTGATGAAGATGAAAAAGAAAAATATACAGAGCAAATTGGAGATATTTTAAATTATGTCGATAAGTTAAGTGAACTGGATACAGATGATGTAGTACCGACCGCATATACCGTACCGATGAAAAATGTATTGCGTAAAGATGAGGTCAAAGAATCACTACCTAGAGAAAAATCTCTGGCAAATGCGCCAGATGAAAAAGACGGACAGTTTAGAGCACCCAAAATCATGTCAGATTAA
- the gatA gene encoding Asp-tRNA(Asn)/Glu-tRNA(Gln) amidotransferase subunit GatA, with amino-acid sequence MNIYDLTIHELKAKIAAGELTPAEIKEAYKDRINQVENKVKSYITVTDKLADEQLKEYENKKEEILAGIPIAVKDNMSTDGIKTSCGSKMLENYNPPYDATVVEKLNEAGAVIMGKTNMDEFAMGSSTENSAFFNTHNPWNLNHAPGGSSGGSAAAVAAGECAAALGSDTGGSIRQPASYCGVVGLKPTYGMVSRYGLVAFASSLDQIGPITKDVEDSAILMNVIAGHDPKDSTSIKGKKEDYTDYLKEDVSGMKIGIPEEYFNLDFDQEVKDSVMAAVDKLKEAGAEVETVHMTDASYALAAYYVIAPAEASSNLARYDGVRYGLRSEQAADVSEMFTNTRHEGFGDEVKRRIMIGTYALSSGYYDAYYLKAQKVRTLIKNDFDRIFNDYDLIITPTAPTTAMELNSKKDPLEMYYSDIFTVPINIAGVPAMSIPCGFDSNQMPIGLQLIGPHFGEGKIIQAAYTLEKLLNIKDKKAEL; translated from the coding sequence ATGAATATTTATGATCTAACAATTCACGAATTAAAAGCAAAAATTGCTGCGGGAGAATTGACTCCAGCAGAAATAAAAGAGGCATATAAGGATAGAATAAATCAAGTAGAAAATAAAGTAAAGTCCTATATTACTGTAACTGATAAGTTGGCAGATGAACAACTTAAAGAATATGAAAATAAAAAAGAAGAGATCTTGGCTGGGATTCCAATTGCAGTCAAAGATAATATGTCAACAGATGGAATTAAAACCAGTTGTGGCTCGAAAATGTTGGAAAATTATAACCCACCATATGATGCAACAGTTGTTGAAAAATTAAATGAAGCTGGGGCAGTTATTATGGGTAAAACTAATATGGACGAGTTTGCTATGGGATCTTCCACAGAAAACTCAGCCTTTTTTAATACTCATAATCCCTGGAATTTAAATCATGCGCCCGGTGGCTCGAGTGGAGGTTCAGCAGCAGCAGTTGCTGCAGGAGAGTGTGCAGCAGCATTAGGGTCTGATACAGGTGGGTCAATTAGACAGCCTGCATCTTACTGTGGTGTAGTTGGTTTAAAGCCTACCTACGGCATGGTTTCCCGCTATGGACTGGTTGCTTTTGCTTCTTCTTTAGATCAGATTGGTCCAATTACCAAAGATGTTGAAGATAGCGCAATTTTGATGAATGTAATTGCCGGTCATGATCCAAAGGATTCAACTTCTATAAAAGGAAAAAAAGAAGATTATACTGACTATCTGAAAGAAGATGTTAGCGGTATGAAAATTGGTATTCCGGAAGAGTATTTCAATTTAGATTTTGATCAGGAAGTTAAAGATAGTGTAATGGCAGCTGTCGATAAGCTTAAGGAGGCAGGAGCTGAAGTAGAGACAGTACATATGACAGATGCGTCCTATGCACTGGCAGCTTATTATGTAATTGCACCAGCAGAGGCAAGTTCTAATTTAGCCCGTTATGATGGGGTTCGTTATGGATTACGCAGTGAACAGGCAGCTGATGTCAGTGAGATGTTTACTAATACCCGTCATGAAGGCTTTGGAGATGAGGTTAAAAGAAGAATTATGATTGGAACTTATGCTTTAAGTTCTGGTTATTATGATGCTTATTATCTTAAAGCTCAAAAGGTAAGAACCTTAATTAAAAATGATTTTGATCGTATCTTCAACGATTATGATTTAATTATTACACCAACTGCTCCAACTACAGCAATGGAACTTAATTCTAAAAAGGATCCTTTGGAAATGTATTATTCTGATATTTTCACAGTGCCAATAAATATTGCTGGTGTACCTGCAATGTCTATTCCCTGTGGTTTTGATAGTAATCAGATGCCAATTGGTCTGCAGTTAATTGGACCTCATTTTGGTGAAGGAAAAATTATTCAAGCAGCCTATACTTTAGAAAAATTATTAAATATCAAAGATAAGAAAGCAGAATTATAA
- the gatB gene encoding Asp-tRNA(Asn)/Glu-tRNA(Gln) amidotransferase subunit GatB translates to MSTKYETVIGLEVHVQLDTDSKIFCGCSTEFGKEPNENTCPVCLGLPGTLPVLNKKVVDYAIMAGLALNCEIAEYSKFDRKNYFYPDLPKAYQISQFDLPVAEHGNIEIETEAGLFNIGVTRVHLEEDAGKLIHEGSIDNSKGSLVDYNRTGVPLIEIVSEPDMRTPAQAKAYLTELKMIMEYLDVSDCNMEEGSLRCDANVSLRPVGQKEFGTRAELKNMNSFSAVEKGLEYEVKRQREILEEGGKVVQETRTWDESLNKTISMRGKEAAHDYRYFPEPDLVPLEIDEAWKEEIRQQIPELPREKYKRFIAELGLPEYDAGVLTGDKDLAVFFEEVLKDYDDPKNLSNWMMGEFLRLLNENSQSPFETGVSPINLAKMLKMIDEDIISGKIAKEVFEKMYKSGNDPETIVEEEGLKQISDQDELENIVDGIIEDNPDAVEDVKNGKDRAIGFLVGQVMKETRGKANPGLVNQMLRNKLMD, encoded by the coding sequence ATGTCCACTAAATATGAAACAGTCATTGGACTTGAAGTCCATGTACAGTTAGACACAGATTCGAAAATCTTTTGTGGCTGCAGTACAGAATTTGGTAAAGAGCCAAATGAAAATACATGTCCGGTCTGTCTTGGATTACCAGGAACACTTCCGGTTTTAAATAAAAAAGTAGTTGATTATGCAATTATGGCTGGGCTAGCTCTAAATTGTGAGATAGCAGAATACTCTAAGTTTGATCGTAAAAATTATTTCTATCCTGACTTACCTAAAGCCTATCAGATTTCTCAGTTTGATCTGCCTGTTGCAGAACATGGAAATATTGAAATTGAAACTGAGGCGGGGCTCTTTAATATAGGAGTAACTAGAGTTCACTTAGAGGAAGATGCAGGCAAATTGATCCATGAGGGAAGTATTGATAATTCAAAAGGTAGTTTAGTAGATTATAATAGAACTGGAGTACCTTTGATTGAGATTGTTAGTGAACCGGATATGAGAACTCCAGCTCAGGCAAAAGCTTATTTAACTGAGCTAAAAATGATTATGGAGTATCTTGATGTTTCTGACTGTAACATGGAAGAGGGTTCACTGCGCTGTGATGCCAATGTTTCACTACGTCCGGTAGGACAAAAAGAGTTTGGTACCAGAGCAGAGCTTAAAAATATGAACTCCTTTAGTGCTGTAGAAAAAGGTTTAGAATATGAAGTTAAAAGACAGCGCGAAATCCTCGAAGAAGGAGGAAAAGTTGTTCAGGAGACAAGAACCTGGGATGAATCTTTAAATAAAACAATTTCTATGCGGGGTAAAGAAGCAGCTCATGATTATCGCTATTTCCCTGAGCCAGATTTAGTTCCTTTAGAAATTGATGAAGCCTGGAAAGAAGAAATCAGACAGCAGATTCCAGAACTTCCTCGTGAAAAATATAAGCGTTTTATAGCTGAATTAGGACTGCCAGAATATGACGCTGGTGTTTTAACGGGTGATAAAGATCTTGCTGTTTTCTTTGAAGAAGTACTGAAAGATTACGATGACCCTAAAAACTTGAGTAACTGGATGATGGGAGAATTTTTAAGGTTATTAAATGAAAATAGTCAGTCTCCATTTGAAACTGGGGTAAGCCCGATTAATTTAGCGAAAATGCTAAAAATGATAGATGAAGATATTATTAGTGGTAAGATTGCTAAAGAAGTCTTTGAAAAAATGTACAAAAGCGGTAATGATCCGGAAACTATTGTTGAAGAGGAAGGCTTAAAACAGATTAGTGATCAGGATGAGCTGGAAAATATCGTTGATGGCATTATTGAGGATAATCCAGATGCAGTTGAAGATGTTAAGAATGGTAAAGATAGAGCAATCGGATTTTTAGTAGGTCAGGTAATGAAAGAAACAAGAGGTAAAGCAAACCCTGGTCTGGTAAATCAAATGCTTAGAAACAAATTAATGGATTAA